Proteins co-encoded in one Diaminobutyricimonas sp. LJ205 genomic window:
- a CDS encoding acyl-CoA dehydrogenase family protein: MSTVVEEVGTLVAENVHEILESAAGSPAAPNAKIWSVLAEGGWGTISADPENGMELRDILEVARISGRFPYSTPIVSTLLAGRWFELDEEQLAAGVVPALRRGTEIVAPYYSEGVMVVDGSGAPVEAAPLSVESFSLLTPVALLSGATAEIHGSQLVEARAAYVAVAVGCADAVIEQSVAWAQTREQFGQPIKGFQAVRHHLADAHIAREQAWTAAIAAAHEPERSARWARQGFSLVRTAIELGIQVHGGVGFTWEVGIQHFLNQVIELDSILGETQ, translated from the coding sequence ATGTCCACAGTCGTCGAAGAAGTCGGCACCCTGGTAGCCGAGAACGTGCACGAGATCCTGGAGAGCGCAGCCGGGTCTCCAGCTGCCCCGAACGCGAAAATCTGGTCGGTTCTGGCCGAAGGTGGATGGGGAACGATCTCCGCGGATCCAGAGAACGGAATGGAGTTGCGCGACATCCTCGAGGTCGCCCGGATCTCGGGACGTTTCCCGTACTCCACTCCGATCGTCTCGACCCTTCTCGCCGGACGTTGGTTCGAGCTCGACGAGGAGCAGCTGGCGGCTGGTGTGGTCCCTGCCCTGCGTCGCGGAACGGAAATCGTCGCCCCCTACTATTCCGAGGGCGTGATGGTGGTCGATGGGTCCGGTGCCCCGGTCGAAGCCGCACCGCTGTCGGTGGAGTCCTTCTCCCTGCTCACCCCCGTGGCGCTGCTGTCCGGTGCGACGGCTGAGATCCACGGATCCCAGCTCGTCGAAGCGCGTGCGGCGTATGTCGCGGTCGCCGTGGGCTGCGCCGATGCCGTGATCGAGCAGTCCGTCGCCTGGGCGCAGACTCGGGAGCAGTTCGGCCAGCCGATCAAGGGCTTTCAAGCAGTGAGGCACCACCTCGCAGATGCGCACATCGCGCGGGAACAGGCTTGGACGGCGGCAATCGCTGCTGCCCACGAACCGGAGCGATCGGCTCGCTGGGCGCGGCAGGGCTTCTCCCTCGTCCGCACCGCAATCGAACTGGGAATCCAAGTGCACGGCGGCGTCGGCTTCACCTGGGAGGTGGGAATTCAGCACTTCCTCAACCAGGTGATTGAACTCGATTCGATCCTCGGGGAGACTCAGTGA
- a CDS encoding acyl-CoA dehydrogenase family protein, with protein MSITRFDEPAAAEFRADVATWVRDALPKKWQTSRASLTPDEVQQAQREWDAALHTAGYAGLSWPSEYGGRGFGPIEELIYYEESSRANAPDGFGRIGRVLAGPTIIAAGTEAQKAKYLPRILDASEIWCQGFSEPGAGSDLASVTTTAKKVDGGYLVNGQKIWTSFAQYSKRCLMLVKTSSDLPRHHNLSFLLLDMEQEGVDVRPIRQINGEEEFSEVFFTDVFVADEDLVGEEHEGWRVAMTVLSNERGTTEAATRLVEATAQIDLLNRCCASNSRLDAARLDDRRELLRWHILRSTEEKAAELDWFQAGSILKVQWSELIQDSTRLGLDSGCSVHRDYWRHHYLASKAMSIYSGTNEIQRNIITDRVLRVAR; from the coding sequence ATGAGCATCACCCGATTCGACGAACCCGCCGCGGCAGAGTTCAGAGCCGATGTGGCCACCTGGGTGCGCGACGCGCTCCCGAAGAAATGGCAGACCAGCCGCGCCTCGCTCACTCCGGATGAGGTCCAGCAAGCGCAACGGGAGTGGGACGCGGCACTCCACACAGCGGGATACGCCGGGCTGTCCTGGCCATCGGAATATGGCGGCCGTGGTTTCGGCCCGATCGAAGAGCTGATCTATTACGAGGAGTCGTCGCGGGCAAACGCCCCGGACGGATTCGGACGGATCGGACGCGTTCTGGCGGGGCCGACGATCATCGCAGCGGGCACCGAAGCGCAGAAGGCGAAGTACTTGCCGCGCATCCTCGACGCATCCGAGATCTGGTGCCAGGGATTCTCAGAGCCCGGCGCGGGTTCCGACCTCGCCTCGGTCACCACAACGGCCAAGAAGGTCGACGGCGGTTACCTGGTCAATGGGCAGAAGATTTGGACGAGCTTCGCGCAGTACTCGAAGCGCTGCCTCATGCTCGTTAAGACTTCCAGTGACCTGCCGCGGCATCACAATCTAAGCTTCCTGCTGCTCGACATGGAGCAGGAGGGTGTCGACGTGCGGCCGATTCGTCAGATCAACGGCGAGGAGGAGTTCAGCGAGGTGTTCTTCACCGACGTTTTCGTCGCAGATGAGGATCTCGTGGGCGAGGAGCACGAGGGCTGGCGCGTTGCTATGACGGTGCTGAGCAACGAGCGCGGCACCACGGAGGCGGCCACCCGTCTTGTCGAGGCCACCGCGCAGATCGACCTGCTCAACCGCTGCTGCGCCAGCAATAGCAGGCTCGACGCTGCCCGGCTCGACGACCGCCGCGAACTGCTGCGCTGGCACATCCTCCGCTCCACCGAGGAGAAGGCAGCCGAGCTTGACTGGTTCCAGGCCGGCTCGATCCTCAAAGTGCAGTGGAGCGAATTGATTCAGGACTCGACGCGGCTGGGCCTGGACAGCGGATGCTCCGTCCACCGTGACTACTGGCGCCACCACTATCTGGCGTCCAAGGCGATGTCGATCTATTCGGGGACGAACGAGATCCAGCGCAACATCATCACCGACCGCGTCCTGAGAGTAGCGAGGTAA
- a CDS encoding TetR/AcrR family transcriptional regulator yields the protein MLIEKNDTEARIFEAARVLFNQWGYTGMTLRQIAKAVGIEVQSLYNYISSKQALVESMVRNGTGELHASVLAALEVAGPAPSARLAAGVKAHVIHYLSSSNVVVFFRDSLVHFDGDVRDSLLVMLKAYEQVFKDIIQEGIDRGEFREVDVTPTTYAILGMSDSVINWWRPGGRLDADAVGGLFGDLAVQMVARPPDDDGALTSTHTRSTRSTDPA from the coding sequence ATGCTGATCGAGAAGAACGACACTGAAGCCCGAATCTTTGAAGCCGCTCGCGTGCTCTTCAACCAGTGGGGCTACACGGGGATGACCCTTCGCCAGATCGCCAAGGCCGTGGGGATCGAGGTGCAGAGCCTCTATAACTACATCTCGTCGAAGCAGGCGCTGGTCGAGAGCATGGTGCGAAATGGCACGGGCGAACTGCACGCCTCGGTGCTCGCCGCGCTCGAGGTGGCGGGGCCCGCGCCGAGCGCCCGCTTGGCGGCCGGGGTAAAAGCCCATGTCATTCACTACCTGAGCTCGTCGAACGTCGTCGTGTTTTTCCGCGACAGCCTCGTGCACTTCGACGGCGATGTCCGGGACTCGCTGCTCGTGATGCTCAAGGCCTACGAGCAGGTGTTCAAAGACATCATCCAGGAGGGGATCGATCGGGGTGAATTCCGCGAGGTCGACGTCACCCCGACGACGTACGCGATCCTCGGCATGAGCGACTCTGTCATCAACTGGTGGCGGCCAGGTGGCCGTCTTGACGCGGACGCGGTGGGTGGTCTCTTCGGCGACCTTGCAGTGCAGATGGTGGCGCGACCACCAGACGACGACGGAGCGCTGACCTCGACTCACACACGATCAACAAGGAGCACTGATCCCGCATGA
- a CDS encoding ABC transporter ATP-binding protein — protein MTELAVTSLSASYGLAIALTDVSISLRKGETVGLLGRNGAGKTTLLKSIINNPELSSTGDVMVGGRSLRKVPTYKVARLGVAWVPDNRRIFTALTVAENLDIAKSKEAPKDQLERVLASVPLVGKLMKRRGFELSGGEQQAVTIARALMSAPDFLLLDEPTEGLAPLIVEQLQSAISQLPTLFDVGVLVTEQNFRFVTELADRVHILEAGRAVWAGTPDELISRPELINRHLSVGEK, from the coding sequence ATGACCGAACTCGCTGTGACCTCGCTGTCGGCCTCCTACGGACTCGCTATCGCCCTGACCGACGTGTCGATCTCGCTCCGCAAGGGCGAAACGGTGGGACTTCTCGGTCGCAATGGCGCCGGTAAGACAACCCTCCTGAAATCGATCATCAACAACCCCGAGCTCAGCTCGACGGGTGATGTCATGGTCGGCGGCAGGTCGCTCCGTAAAGTGCCCACCTATAAGGTCGCGCGGCTCGGGGTGGCGTGGGTGCCCGACAATCGGCGTATCTTCACCGCCCTCACCGTTGCGGAGAATCTCGACATCGCGAAGTCGAAGGAAGCGCCGAAGGATCAGCTCGAGCGCGTTCTCGCGAGCGTGCCGCTCGTCGGGAAGCTCATGAAGCGTCGCGGTTTCGAGTTGAGCGGGGGCGAGCAGCAGGCAGTCACCATCGCCCGTGCTTTGATGAGCGCGCCCGACTTCCTGTTGCTCGATGAACCCACCGAGGGACTCGCGCCGCTCATAGTTGAGCAGCTTCAGTCGGCAATCTCCCAACTGCCCACGCTCTTTGATGTCGGAGTGCTCGTCACCGAACAGAATTTCCGCTTCGTGACGGAGCTCGCCGACCGAGTCCACATCTTGGAAGCTGGTCGAGCGGTCTGGGCGGGCACACCCGACGAACTCATTTCTCGCCCCGAGCTCATCAACAGACACCTGTCAGTAGGGGAGAAGTAA
- a CDS encoding ABC transporter ATP-binding protein: protein MTAIELHNVYKNYGGPPVVQDVSLAVQEGQTVAIIGPNGAGKTTLFGVMAGEHRATKGALSVFGKDVTRAGASRLAHMGVARTFQVARYFLEKTVEQNVVIARDAHRSRYRNPVSATPRPEQSVTAALEAAGLAERRHQSSSTLSHGDRKSLEIAMALAQDPAVLLLDEPTAGMGAEDIPHTIRLLKGLRESRPNLTVVITAHDMEVVFALADRVVLMANGRIALEGAPEAVRDDPMTREIYLGNSYEAGVA, encoded by the coding sequence ATGACTGCGATCGAACTGCACAACGTCTACAAGAACTACGGCGGCCCGCCGGTGGTCCAGGATGTCTCGCTTGCCGTCCAGGAAGGGCAGACGGTCGCCATCATCGGGCCGAACGGCGCGGGCAAGACAACCCTCTTCGGAGTCATGGCGGGGGAGCACCGCGCCACCAAGGGTGCGCTCTCGGTGTTCGGAAAGGACGTGACCCGGGCGGGCGCGAGTCGGTTGGCCCACATGGGCGTCGCTCGCACCTTCCAGGTGGCGCGCTACTTTCTTGAGAAGACCGTGGAACAGAACGTCGTGATCGCGCGAGATGCCCACAGGAGTCGGTACCGCAATCCGGTGTCGGCTACGCCGCGACCGGAACAGAGCGTGACAGCAGCACTCGAGGCGGCAGGGCTCGCGGAGCGCCGCCACCAGTCCTCGAGCACGCTTTCTCACGGAGACCGCAAGAGTCTCGAGATCGCCATGGCGCTCGCACAGGATCCCGCGGTGTTACTGCTGGACGAGCCGACTGCGGGGATGGGTGCGGAGGACATCCCGCACACCATCCGCCTGCTCAAGGGTCTTCGAGAATCGCGGCCCAACCTGACTGTTGTGATCACCGCGCACGACATGGAGGTGGTCTTCGCCCTCGCGGACCGCGTGGTGCTGATGGCCAACGGCCGGATCGCGCTCGAAGGCGCGCCCGAGGCGGTGCGGGACGACCCGATGACCCGCGAGATCTATCTCGGCAACTCCTACGAGGCAGGTGTGGCATGA
- a CDS encoding branched-chain amino acid ABC transporter permease — MSTPVRPASRRITAGPSILQGVPATRFDLRPVYEPLIFLALTSVAYFVMPANMQYILSVAVIYALLATSLGVLFGWTGTYTFGHAAFFGMGAYTTALLKDQAWGPLAFLGVSAVVAAVGSILIGLIGQRLAKVEFAMLTMIVGQIAYLLTFRVPVLQGDNGIYGIPRGEIFGVDLTLPTSFWWYSIIVIAVVMGILRRIHLSSFGESLNAVRDDPVKAAAIGIPVKSLRLAAFTLAGMIAGLAGGLFAQQGSIVTPTTLSFTFSGQIIIMALLGGMMRFWGPAVGAILFQFINALVFGNSPNGTLVLGAILLAVVLLFPSGVLGVLSKVRDLAANARRRR; from the coding sequence ATGAGCACACCCGTCCGCCCGGCGTCGCGTCGTATCACCGCCGGCCCATCGATCCTCCAAGGGGTCCCGGCCACGCGTTTCGATCTGCGTCCGGTCTACGAGCCGCTGATCTTCCTGGCGCTGACCTCGGTGGCCTACTTCGTAATGCCGGCCAACATGCAGTACATCCTCAGCGTCGCGGTGATCTACGCGCTGCTGGCCACCAGTCTCGGCGTGCTCTTCGGTTGGACGGGCACGTACACGTTCGGTCATGCGGCCTTCTTCGGGATGGGCGCATACACGACCGCTCTCCTCAAGGATCAGGCGTGGGGTCCGCTGGCGTTTCTCGGAGTTTCGGCGGTTGTGGCCGCCGTTGGGTCGATCCTGATCGGTCTCATCGGCCAGCGGCTCGCCAAGGTCGAGTTCGCGATGCTGACGATGATCGTCGGGCAGATCGCCTATCTACTCACCTTCCGGGTGCCGGTGCTGCAGGGCGACAACGGCATTTACGGCATTCCGCGCGGCGAGATCTTCGGCGTCGACCTCACCCTGCCGACCTCGTTCTGGTGGTACTCGATCATCGTCATCGCAGTGGTCATGGGCATCCTTCGCCGCATCCACCTCTCATCGTTCGGTGAGAGCCTCAATGCGGTGCGCGACGACCCGGTCAAGGCGGCGGCCATCGGCATCCCGGTGAAGTCACTTCGGTTGGCAGCATTCACGCTCGCGGGAATGATCGCGGGACTCGCTGGCGGGCTCTTCGCCCAGCAGGGGTCGATCGTCACGCCGACCACACTGTCGTTCACCTTCAGCGGCCAGATCATCATCATGGCGCTGCTCGGCGGCATGATGCGCTTCTGGGGGCCGGCGGTCGGCGCGATCCTCTTCCAATTCATCAACGCACTAGTGTTCGGCAACTCCCCGAACGGCACGCTGGTGCTCGGCGCCATCCTGCTCGCCGTCGTGCTGCTCTTCCCGAGCGGTGTGCTCGGAGTGTTGTCGAAAGTGCGGGATCTCGCCGCGAACGCAAGGAGAAGGCGATGA
- a CDS encoding branched-chain amino acid ABC transporter permease: MISTLISGVAYGVPLFLVASGLTLIYGVIGVLNFAHGSFFVIGALLATTIIGSSLPTVVTFIIAVLAGAAAVAALGIVTESTVVRRLYRRDHITMLLATFAILLIVEGAAEMIWGNSPRSISKPEIVSGSVRLLGATIPVYDILLVVIGALVAVGLFVLINKSSFGRSVRAVAQDAAMGEAVGLNTKRIMLLVFGLGSALAGLAGALIAPNVSVSPSLGHAFMLQSFAIVIIGGLGSVTGSLVAALLVGVAEAFAVAYAPYLTGFTFYILVAVVLLVRPRGLLGSAKLGRA; this comes from the coding sequence GTGATCTCGACGCTTATCAGTGGAGTGGCGTACGGAGTGCCGCTCTTCCTCGTGGCGAGCGGCCTGACGCTGATCTATGGAGTCATCGGGGTGCTCAACTTCGCGCACGGCTCGTTCTTCGTGATCGGAGCGCTGTTGGCCACCACGATCATCGGCTCCAGCCTGCCCACGGTGGTGACCTTCATCATCGCGGTGCTCGCCGGCGCAGCAGCTGTGGCTGCGCTGGGCATCGTCACGGAAAGCACGGTCGTTCGTCGGCTCTACCGTCGAGATCACATCACGATGTTGCTCGCCACCTTCGCGATCCTCCTCATCGTGGAGGGAGCGGCCGAAATGATCTGGGGCAACTCGCCCCGTTCGATCAGCAAGCCGGAGATCGTCTCCGGCAGCGTGCGGCTCCTTGGTGCGACCATCCCGGTGTATGACATCCTGCTGGTCGTCATCGGGGCGCTGGTCGCCGTCGGACTGTTCGTTCTGATCAACAAGAGCTCCTTCGGCCGCTCCGTGCGGGCCGTCGCGCAGGACGCGGCGATGGGTGAAGCCGTGGGCCTGAACACCAAGCGCATCATGCTGCTGGTGTTCGGCCTCGGCTCCGCCCTCGCCGGACTCGCCGGCGCCCTCATCGCACCGAACGTCTCGGTGTCGCCAAGTCTCGGACATGCCTTCATGCTTCAGAGCTTCGCAATCGTCATCATCGGCGGCCTCGGATCGGTAACGGGTTCGCTCGTGGCAGCGCTGCTGGTCGGCGTGGCAGAGGCCTTCGCGGTGGCGTACGCACCGTACCTGACCGGTTTCACTTTCTACATCCTGGTGGCCGTCGTTCTGCTCGTGAGACCTCGCGGCCTGCTCGGCAGCGCAAAGCTAGGGAGGGCCTGA
- a CDS encoding ABC transporter substrate-binding protein, which produces MKNLARRTVAIAAVLGTIGVLAACSATPGDAGNEPIKIGVVGPQSGPLAEIGENQVAGARVAVDQINAAGGILGRQVELSDEDEQTTPETATAAVRNLSNSGVNLVVGMLSSAGCLALAPQLASMNVVLVDTGCTNDGLTGQNGEEAPFPNLFRTSNSDSALIGPLAQTIAEKFPEATDYSAFGYDYVTGTTQWALYQDEIKDAKVDLDIVSETFVPIGEQNFGLQVQQLVNGATDPSKSALYLGTFSSGTGSFLQQAASYDLSSKFAVIVNPGGYYPIARTLNGLAPNVWNAYDYNYAAFDNDENAAFVEDYKALTGKLPVDWSYDAYVGVLAMKAAIEKAGSTDTAAVVKALAGLSFDTPGGELTIDAKSHQGNPPVVITNTVGDASAEESVKVLETVVVPRDED; this is translated from the coding sequence ATGAAGAATCTCGCAAGACGAACGGTCGCCATCGCGGCCGTCCTCGGAACTATCGGAGTGCTCGCAGCCTGTTCGGCAACACCAGGCGACGCAGGCAATGAGCCGATCAAAATCGGAGTTGTGGGACCGCAGTCTGGACCGCTCGCCGAGATCGGCGAGAACCAGGTAGCGGGCGCCCGGGTGGCGGTCGACCAGATCAACGCTGCTGGCGGCATTCTGGGCCGCCAGGTGGAGTTGTCCGACGAGGATGAGCAGACCACGCCGGAGACCGCGACCGCAGCCGTCCGAAACCTTTCGAACTCGGGCGTCAACCTAGTTGTCGGAATGCTATCTAGCGCGGGCTGTCTTGCGCTCGCCCCTCAGCTCGCGAGCATGAACGTCGTACTGGTCGACACCGGATGCACCAACGACGGACTCACTGGCCAGAACGGCGAAGAAGCCCCCTTCCCGAACCTCTTCCGCACATCGAACAGCGACTCTGCGCTCATTGGACCGTTGGCGCAGACAATCGCGGAGAAGTTCCCTGAGGCCACCGACTACTCGGCCTTCGGCTACGACTACGTGACCGGCACGACCCAGTGGGCCCTGTACCAGGACGAGATCAAGGACGCCAAGGTCGACCTCGACATTGTGAGCGAGACCTTCGTCCCGATCGGCGAGCAGAACTTCGGACTCCAGGTGCAGCAGCTGGTGAACGGAGCCACCGACCCGTCGAAGAGCGCGCTTTACCTCGGCACCTTCAGCTCGGGCACCGGAAGCTTCCTCCAGCAGGCCGCGTCCTACGACCTGTCATCGAAGTTCGCGGTGATCGTCAACCCCGGCGGCTACTACCCGATCGCCCGCACGCTCAACGGGCTAGCGCCGAACGTGTGGAACGCGTACGACTACAACTACGCCGCATTCGACAACGACGAGAACGCAGCGTTCGTCGAGGATTACAAGGCGCTCACCGGCAAGCTGCCCGTCGACTGGAGCTACGACGCCTACGTGGGCGTACTCGCGATGAAGGCCGCCATTGAGAAGGCGGGATCCACCGACACCGCTGCGGTTGTGAAGGCGCTGGCCGGCCTGAGCTTCGACACCCCCGGTGGCGAACTCACGATCGACGCCAAGTCTCACCAGGGAAACCCGCCGGTGGTCATCACCAACACGGTTGGCGACGCCTCCGCCGAGGAGAGCGTCAAAGTGCTTGAGACCGTCGTGGTTCCGCGAGACGAGGACTGA
- a CDS encoding cyclase family protein, with the protein MHEGVPAYDELPRIEKLAMAHSWAYFGPGDQFGTLNFLTPRVVAAAAGSVSTGEVIPLSLPVHQPDPPLFGRAPMRHSQFDADRNTKDDTVDNYFPQGSSQWDGFYHVRAREFGFFGGVEAAEDGIEANLGIEVWAERGIVGRGVLVDVEAHLIATGNRGIPVDEEYTISAGLLREVVEAQESQIEQGDILVIRTGWPAKYAARPDNADAVTAIPGLHAGEDTARLLWNWHVAAVVTDLPAVEPVPGDPSVGSLHRRLLPLLGIPLAELFDLERLSEACARAGRFDFLFTAAPLNLRGAAGSPGNALAIL; encoded by the coding sequence ATGCACGAAGGCGTTCCCGCCTATGACGAATTGCCTCGCATCGAGAAGTTGGCGATGGCGCACTCTTGGGCGTACTTCGGCCCCGGTGACCAATTCGGCACACTGAATTTCCTCACTCCCCGGGTGGTCGCCGCTGCCGCTGGTTCGGTGTCGACGGGTGAAGTGATTCCGTTGAGCCTTCCGGTGCACCAGCCGGATCCGCCTCTCTTCGGCCGCGCGCCGATGCGGCACTCGCAGTTCGACGCTGACCGCAACACCAAAGACGACACGGTCGACAACTATTTCCCTCAGGGCTCGAGCCAGTGGGATGGTTTCTATCACGTGCGTGCTCGTGAGTTCGGCTTCTTCGGGGGAGTGGAGGCGGCCGAAGATGGGATCGAGGCCAACCTCGGCATTGAGGTGTGGGCCGAACGAGGCATCGTCGGGCGCGGAGTGCTCGTCGACGTCGAGGCACACCTGATTGCGACCGGGAATCGTGGCATCCCGGTCGACGAGGAGTACACGATCTCGGCGGGCCTTCTTCGCGAGGTGGTCGAGGCACAGGAGTCTCAAATCGAGCAAGGCGACATCTTGGTGATCCGTACTGGATGGCCGGCGAAGTACGCGGCGCGTCCCGACAATGCCGATGCGGTGACCGCCATCCCTGGTCTCCATGCCGGGGAAGACACAGCCCGATTGCTGTGGAACTGGCACGTGGCCGCGGTCGTAACCGACCTGCCGGCCGTGGAACCCGTCCCGGGAGACCCGTCGGTCGGTTCGCTGCACCGACGGCTCCTGCCCTTGCTCGGCATTCCCCTCGCCGAGCTGTTCGATCTCGAGCGATTGTCCGAAGCGTGCGCCCGTGCGGGCCGATTCGATTTCCTCTTCACGGCCGCCCCGCTCAACCTGCGCGGAGCAGCTGGTTCCCCGGGGAACGCCCTGGCGATTCTCTGA
- a CDS encoding nitronate monooxygenase family protein → MLTTRFTSLFGVEAPIMQGGMQWIGNAELAAAISNAGGLGTITALTFPTPDALAEQIRLCQDLTDKPFAVNLTTLPSINPPPYEEYQAVILELGVPVVETSGSNPALFVDTYHAAGVKVVHKATSVKHALKAERAGADAIAMIGFEAAGHPGELDVPLFVLLAAAAREINVPLLAAGGIGNGAGLAASLALGAEGVLMATRFMATVEAPIHQKVKEALVARDELQTNLIFRQLRNTARVSKNSVSDEVVSILGAGGEFADVRELVAGRRGRTVYDTGDLEAGIWWAGLSQTLIDDIPSCVELIDRLVQDAEDAIAGALVQKSAQGARADSD, encoded by the coding sequence GTGTTGACTACACGCTTCACTTCACTTTTCGGCGTAGAAGCGCCAATCATGCAGGGCGGCATGCAGTGGATCGGCAATGCAGAACTCGCCGCAGCGATTTCAAACGCCGGCGGACTCGGCACCATCACAGCGTTGACCTTTCCAACACCGGATGCTTTGGCAGAGCAGATTAGGCTCTGCCAGGATCTCACCGACAAGCCATTCGCGGTCAACCTCACGACACTGCCGTCAATCAACCCGCCTCCCTACGAGGAGTATCAGGCAGTGATTCTTGAGCTGGGGGTCCCAGTAGTCGAGACTTCAGGTTCGAATCCGGCGCTGTTCGTGGACACCTACCATGCGGCCGGTGTCAAGGTGGTACACAAGGCCACCAGCGTGAAGCACGCCCTAAAGGCAGAACGGGCGGGGGCGGACGCTATCGCAATGATCGGCTTCGAGGCCGCGGGGCATCCTGGCGAGCTCGACGTGCCTCTCTTCGTGCTGCTCGCTGCGGCGGCTCGCGAGATCAACGTTCCGCTGCTCGCCGCTGGAGGCATCGGCAACGGCGCAGGACTGGCCGCATCCCTGGCGCTCGGCGCCGAGGGCGTGCTGATGGCCACCCGATTCATGGCCACGGTCGAGGCACCGATTCACCAGAAGGTGAAGGAGGCGCTCGTGGCCCGAGACGAATTGCAGACGAACCTCATCTTCCGCCAGTTGCGCAACACCGCGCGGGTTTCGAAGAACAGTGTCTCCGATGAGGTCGTGTCAATCCTCGGGGCGGGTGGAGAGTTCGCCGACGTACGCGAGCTCGTCGCTGGGCGGCGCGGGCGCACGGTCTACGACACCGGCGACCTTGAGGCGGGCATCTGGTGGGCCGGACTCTCGCAGACGCTCATTGACGACATCCCCAGCTGTGTGGAACTCATTGACCGCTTGGTACAGGACGCCGAAGACGCCATTGCCGGTGCGCTCGTACAGAAGTCCGCCCAAGGCGCACGCGCAGATTCGGACTAG
- a CDS encoding electron transfer flavoprotein subunit beta/FixA family protein codes for MKIIVLVKEVPDTYGDRKLDLETGLADRAAGDVVLDEIGERSLEVALSFADKNADTEVVVLSMAPETAAATLRKGLAMGAASAVQISDEALSGADLGLTAEVLAAAIQRTGFDLVIAGNLSTDGTGGVLPAMVAELLGVPHATSLTSIEIAADTVTGVRSTDGGTMQVSAPLPAVVSITEALPDARFPNFKGIMAAKKKPFETLSLADLSIDTDGSEAARSIMIAIAEKPARDAGVKIVDEGDAGEQLADFLLQNRLV; via the coding sequence ATGAAGATTATCGTGCTGGTGAAAGAGGTTCCCGACACGTACGGGGATCGCAAGCTCGACCTGGAGACGGGGCTCGCCGATCGCGCCGCCGGGGATGTCGTGCTCGATGAGATCGGGGAGCGCTCGCTCGAGGTCGCGCTCTCGTTTGCGGATAAGAACGCCGACACCGAGGTAGTGGTGCTGTCGATGGCTCCTGAAACCGCCGCAGCGACCTTGCGCAAGGGGCTCGCGATGGGCGCGGCATCCGCTGTGCAAATTTCCGACGAGGCACTCTCAGGCGCGGACCTCGGGCTCACCGCCGAGGTACTCGCCGCCGCAATCCAGCGCACCGGGTTCGATCTGGTGATCGCCGGGAACCTGTCCACCGACGGCACGGGCGGCGTTCTCCCGGCGATGGTCGCCGAATTGCTCGGGGTGCCTCACGCCACTTCGCTGACCTCGATCGAGATCGCCGCAGACACCGTGACCGGGGTTCGCTCAACGGACGGCGGCACGATGCAGGTGAGCGCACCGCTCCCGGCCGTGGTGTCGATCACGGAGGCGCTGCCGGATGCGCGGTTCCCGAACTTCAAGGGGATCATGGCGGCGAAAAAGAAGCCGTTCGAGACGCTGTCTCTGGCCGATCTTTCGATCGATACGGATGGTTCGGAGGCCGCACGGTCGATCATGATCGCGATCGCGGAGAAGCCGGCCCGCGACGCTGGCGTGAAGATTGTCGACGAGGGGGACGCGGGCGAGCAGCTCGCCGATTTCCTCCTGCAGAACCGACTCGTGTGA